A region of Streptomyces sp. TG1A-60 DNA encodes the following proteins:
- a CDS encoding transporter, giving the protein MSAAGAASVTSVVVRLKLSLLRNGLRQSAGRRAAYVASVVVVLLFAALQLIGLIALRGDEHAAGVAVPLVALLALGWAVMPLFFPSGDETLDPTRLVMLPLRPRPLVRALLTASLVGIGPLFTLCLLLGSVIAVAHGPAAYVTAVAAVPLVLLGCVALARAVAAANIRLLTSRRGRDLAVLSGLVIAVGLQVVNFGIQRLGSSGLGRLDPVADVLGWIPPASALGAVQSMSEGSYGVGAARLALAGLALAALLRMWSRTLTRLMTSPDGSTLQAVAAGGTRKRTRSTGLSRLLPPGRTGTIMERSLRYVWREPKTKAAWVTSLAIGLIVPVFNALQGTGSIYFACFAAGMLGILMYNQFGQDSSAFWTVATTISSARDAYLELRGRALALLSITLPFATFVTVLTAALLGDWAALPEALGLSFALLGAMLATGAWASARFPYSIPQEGYKNVAPGQAGLAWISIFGGMVASALLCLPVIGLTIWLHVSAGGESWTWLLLPAGAAYGAGIAVLGLRLAAPRTAGRLPEILTAVSRA; this is encoded by the coding sequence ATGAGCGCCGCGGGCGCCGCGTCGGTGACCTCCGTCGTCGTACGGCTGAAGCTGTCGCTGCTGCGGAACGGGCTGCGGCAGTCCGCCGGGCGGCGGGCCGCGTATGTCGCGTCCGTGGTGGTCGTGCTGCTGTTCGCGGCGCTCCAGCTGATCGGGCTGATCGCGCTCCGGGGCGACGAGCACGCGGCGGGCGTGGCCGTGCCGCTGGTGGCGCTGCTGGCGCTCGGGTGGGCGGTGATGCCGCTGTTCTTCCCCAGCGGGGACGAGACGCTCGATCCGACCCGGCTGGTGATGCTGCCGCTGCGCCCGCGCCCGCTCGTACGGGCGCTGCTCACGGCCTCGCTGGTGGGCATCGGCCCGCTGTTCACCCTGTGCCTGCTGCTGGGCTCGGTCATCGCGGTGGCGCACGGACCGGCCGCGTACGTCACGGCCGTGGCCGCCGTCCCCCTCGTCCTGCTCGGCTGTGTGGCGCTCGCCCGTGCGGTGGCCGCCGCGAACATCCGGCTCCTGACCAGCCGCCGGGGCCGCGACCTGGCCGTCCTGAGCGGTCTCGTGATCGCCGTCGGCCTCCAGGTCGTCAACTTCGGCATCCAGCGCCTGGGTTCGTCCGGCCTCGGCCGGCTCGACCCGGTGGCGGACGTGCTCGGCTGGATCCCGCCGGCGTCGGCACTCGGCGCGGTGCAGTCGATGAGCGAGGGGTCGTACGGCGTCGGGGCGGCCCGGCTCGCCCTGGCCGGGCTCGCGTTGGCGGCACTGCTGAGGATGTGGTCACGGACGCTGACCCGGCTGATGACCTCACCGGACGGCTCGACGCTCCAGGCGGTGGCGGCGGGCGGGACACGGAAGCGGACGCGCTCCACCGGCCTGAGCCGACTGCTCCCCCCGGGCCGCACCGGCACGATCATGGAGCGCAGTCTGCGCTACGTCTGGCGCGAGCCGAAGACGAAGGCGGCCTGGGTGACCTCGCTGGCCATCGGCCTGATCGTGCCCGTCTTCAACGCCCTGCAGGGCACCGGCTCGATCTACTTCGCCTGCTTCGCGGCGGGGATGCTCGGGATCCTGATGTACAACCAGTTCGGACAGGACAGCTCGGCGTTCTGGACGGTCGCCACGACCATCTCCTCCGCACGGGACGCGTACCTCGAACTCCGTGGCCGGGCTTTGGCGTTGCTGTCCATCACCCTGCCGTTCGCCACGTTCGTCACCGTCCTGACCGCCGCGCTCCTCGGCGACTGGGCCGCCCTCCCCGAGGCCCTGGGCCTCTCCTTCGCCCTTCTCGGCGCCATGCTCGCCACCGGCGCCTGGGCCTCCGCCCGCTTCCCCTACTCCATCCCCCAGGAGGGGTACAAGAACGTCGCCCCCGGCCAGGCCGGCCTCGCCTGGATCTCCATCTTCGGCGGCATGGTGGCCTCCGCGCTCCTGTGCCTGCCGGTCATCGGACTCACCATCTGGCTGCATGTGTCGGCGGGCGGGGAGTCCTGGACGTGGCTGCTGCTGCCGGCGGGGGCGGCGTACGGGGCGGGGATCGCCGTACTGGGCCTGCGGCTGGCGGCGCCCCGGACGGCCGGGCGGCTGCCGGAGATCCTGACGGCGGTGAGCAGGGCGTAG
- a CDS encoding alpha/beta hydrolase, which produces MVRRIDVTGAGGVSLAAWEFGDPPKTGDMVDDPTADRTGEGAADRAADGSGEGARRPGVLLLHGLMGRASHWAPTARWLSERHRAVALDQRGHGQSAKPEQAAYTREAYVEDAEAAIEQLGLAPVVLIGHAMGALTAWQLAARRPDLVRGLIVCDMRASALGAASQREWESWFKAWPLPFATLADVRKWFGEDDPWVERPNPSRGEFYAEVMHEGSDGWRPVFDPAQMLKTRESWVYDAHWEELTQVRCPTLVVRGLDGELGRAESQEMVRVLPHGRYAEVADAGHLVHYDQPDAWRSAIEPFLDGLSD; this is translated from the coding sequence ATGGTGCGGCGTATCGACGTGACCGGAGCGGGCGGCGTGAGTCTCGCCGCCTGGGAGTTCGGCGACCCGCCCAAGACCGGCGACATGGTCGACGACCCGACGGCGGACAGGACCGGCGAGGGCGCCGCAGACCGGGCGGCGGACGGGAGCGGCGAGGGCGCGCGGCGGCCCGGGGTGCTGTTATTGCACGGCCTCATGGGCCGCGCCTCGCACTGGGCCCCCACCGCCCGCTGGCTCTCCGAGCGGCACCGTGCCGTCGCACTCGACCAGCGGGGCCACGGCCAGAGCGCCAAGCCCGAGCAGGCCGCGTACACCCGTGAGGCCTACGTGGAGGACGCCGAGGCCGCGATCGAACAGCTCGGCCTCGCCCCGGTCGTCCTCATAGGCCACGCCATGGGCGCGCTGACCGCCTGGCAGCTGGCCGCCCGGCGCCCGGACCTGGTGCGCGGCCTGATCGTCTGCGACATGCGGGCCTCGGCGCTCGGCGCCGCCTCGCAGCGCGAGTGGGAGAGCTGGTTCAAGGCCTGGCCGCTGCCCTTCGCCACCCTCGCCGACGTCCGCAAGTGGTTCGGCGAGGACGACCCCTGGGTGGAGCGCCCGAACCCCTCCCGAGGCGAGTTCTACGCCGAGGTCATGCACGAGGGCTCCGACGGCTGGCGGCCCGTCTTCGACCCCGCGCAGATGCTGAAGACCCGCGAGAGCTGGGTGTACGACGCGCACTGGGAGGAGCTGACGCAGGTCCGGTGCCCCACCCTGGTCGTCCGCGGCCTCGACGGCGAGCTGGGCCGCGCGGAGTCCCAGGAGATGGTCCGCGTCCTGCCCCACGGCCGGTACGCCGAGGTCGCCGACGCCGGCCACCTCGTCCACTACGACCAGCCGGACGCGTGGCGCTCCGCGATAGAGCCGTTCCTGGACGGCCTGTCGGACTGA
- a CDS encoding bifunctional DNA primase/polymerase has protein sequence MFIVEETIAGPEAAQIPKQRGESLLDTAVRYAEERHWDVFPGTWLEAVDGVQHCSCGNTACAAPGAHPAREDEDWATQATGSATVARRLWSKQPTASILLPTGRTFDTIDVPETAGLLALARMERMELTLGPVTWTPDRRMQFFVLPGASAKVPDLVRKLGWSPLSLDLRALGEGEYVAAPPTRYGSRGAVQWARRPTPANRWLPDAEELISPLAYACGRDGRR, from the coding sequence GTGTTCATCGTGGAAGAGACCATCGCGGGCCCTGAAGCTGCCCAAATCCCGAAGCAGCGCGGCGAATCGCTGCTGGACACCGCCGTTCGCTACGCGGAAGAACGCCACTGGGACGTGTTCCCCGGTACGTGGCTGGAAGCCGTCGACGGGGTGCAGCACTGCTCCTGCGGCAACACGGCGTGCGCCGCCCCCGGCGCGCACCCGGCGCGCGAGGACGAGGACTGGGCGACCCAGGCGACAGGCAGTGCGACCGTCGCACGCCGTCTGTGGTCCAAGCAGCCCACCGCTTCGATCCTGCTGCCGACCGGCCGTACGTTCGACACGATCGACGTTCCCGAGACCGCCGGCCTGCTCGCCCTGGCCCGCATGGAGCGGATGGAGCTGACGCTCGGGCCGGTCACCTGGACGCCGGACCGCCGGATGCAGTTCTTCGTGCTGCCCGGCGCCTCCGCCAAAGTCCCCGATCTGGTACGGAAGTTGGGCTGGTCCCCGCTCTCGCTCGACCTCAGGGCGCTGGGCGAGGGCGAGTACGTGGCGGCTCCGCCGACGCGGTACGGATCGCGTGGAGCCGTCCAGTGGGCGCGGCGGCCCACCCCGGCCAACCGGTGGCTGCCGGACGCGGAGGAGCTGATCTCGCCGCTCGCCTACGCGTGTGGGCGGGACGGGCGCCGGTAA
- a CDS encoding ABC transporter ATP-binding protein, with amino-acid sequence MSAVAAVRVQGLWKRFGAQAAVAGIDLELPAGRFIGLVGPNGAGKTTTLSMVTGLLRPDEGLVEVVGHDVWRDPVGVKAHIGVLPEGLRLFDRLTGRELLSYTGRLRGLPGAEVDRRATQLLDVLDLAGAQHKLVVDYSTGMRKKIGLAAALLHNPEVLFLDEPFEGVDPVSAQTIRGVLERYTASGATVVFSSHVMELVESLCDWVAVLVAGRIRAHGPLADVRGDAPSLQRAFLDLVGATGRDTGLDLDWLGGRAGR; translated from the coding sequence GTGAGTGCTGTCGCCGCTGTACGTGTCCAGGGGCTCTGGAAGCGGTTCGGAGCCCAGGCCGCTGTCGCCGGGATCGATCTGGAGCTGCCCGCGGGGCGGTTCATCGGGTTGGTCGGGCCCAACGGAGCCGGGAAGACCACCACCTTGTCGATGGTCACCGGCCTGCTGCGCCCCGACGAGGGCCTGGTGGAGGTCGTCGGCCACGACGTGTGGCGGGACCCGGTCGGGGTGAAGGCCCACATCGGCGTCCTGCCGGAGGGGCTGCGCCTCTTCGACCGCCTCACCGGGCGTGAACTCCTCTCCTACACGGGCCGGTTGCGCGGCCTGCCCGGCGCCGAGGTCGACAGGCGGGCCACCCAGCTCCTGGACGTGCTCGACCTCGCGGGCGCCCAGCACAAGCTCGTGGTCGACTACTCGACGGGCATGCGCAAGAAGATCGGTCTCGCCGCGGCCCTCCTCCACAACCCCGAAGTCCTCTTCCTGGACGAGCCGTTCGAGGGTGTCGACCCCGTCTCCGCCCAGACCATCCGGGGCGTGCTGGAGCGGTACACCGCCTCAGGCGCCACGGTCGTCTTCTCCTCCCATGTCATGGAGCTGGTCGAGTCCCTCTGCGACTGGGTGGCCGTCCTGGTCGCCGGCCGCATCCGCGCCCACGGCCCCCTCGCCGACGTACGGGGTGACGCGCCCTCGCTGCAGAGGGCGTTCCTGGACCTGGTGGGGGCGACCGGGCGGGACACCGGGTTGGACCTGGACTGGCTGGGCGGCAGGGCGGGCCGATGA